A region from the Vicia villosa cultivar HV-30 ecotype Madison, WI linkage group LG3, Vvil1.0, whole genome shotgun sequence genome encodes:
- the LOC131660344 gene encoding F-box/kelch-repeat protein At5g42350-like, translating into MFSERLGVEESRLQEDFHGLSVSKRLVRSVSQKLRKKNNNNRSLGEDEDDNDDDDVNGVSLKCLSLYGRGGGCKVGADTSDELGDSSARRRSSSSEEGKGYKPVCAYQDTAVVDCFSYGVRDRFWRRHHRKNSEFDEVVTNSNKMHVFLPDDILEMCLMRLPLRSLMNARLVCKKWRSLTTTPRFLQMRREGLYQSPWLFMFGSVKDGFCSGEIHALDVSQNQWHRIDAGFLRGRFLFSVASVQDDIFIVGGCSSLTNFGKVDRSSFKTHRGVLSFSPLTKSWRKMPSMKYARSIPILGVFEVSLDFSSSQSHQSRQDKRFPRSRIGGVSDVYEDPHKLSMRRHCRSTFNETEASSLHSRKTHKFLRQISDLSSSKSSRRFLLIAVGGLGSWDEPLDSGEIYDSASNKWTEIPRLPFDFGVACSGVVCGKMFYVYSETDKLAAYDIERGFWIAIQATPFPPRVHEYYPKLVSSNGHLFMLSVSWCEGDGQIGRRNKAVRKLWELDLTYLAWTEVSVHPDAPMDWNAVFVADKNLIFGVEMFKIFGQVLDFFTVCDVSDLTNWNHISRNHVTHELDGSSCVTKSVAVLHL; encoded by the coding sequence ATGTTTTCTGAAAGATTGGGGGTAGAAGAATCTCGTTTACAAGAAGATTTTCACGGTTTGAGTGTGTCAAAGCGTCTTGTGAGGAGTGTTAGCCAGAAATTGAGGAAGAAGAATAATAATAACAGAAGTTTaggggaagatgaagatgataatgatgatgatgatgttaatggtGTTTCTTTGAAATGTTTGTCGCTATATGGTCGGGGTGGGGGTTGTAAGGTTGGTGCTGATACTAGTGATGAATTAGGGGATTCGAGTGCGAGAAGGAGATCTAGTTCGAGTGAAGAAGGGAAGGGGTATAAACCGGTTTGTGCTTACCAGGATACTGCTGTTGTAGATTGTTTCTCGTATGGGGTGAGGGATAGGTTTTGGAGGAGGCATCATAGAAAGAATTCTGAATTTGATGAGGTGGTGACGAATAGTAATAAAATGCATGTTTTTCTTCCGGATGATATTCTTGAAATGTGTTTGATGAGGCTTCCGTTGAGAAGTTTGATGAATGCTAGACTTGTTTGCAAAAAATGGAGGTCGTTGACTACTACACCGAGATTCCTTCAAATGAGAAGGGAAGGTTTGTATCAAAGTCCATGGTTGTTTATGTTTGGTTCTGTTAAAGATGGATTTTGTTCGGGGGAGATACACGCGTTGGATGTGTCTCAGAACCAATGGCATAGGATTGATGCTGGTTTTCTCAGAGGAAGGTTCTTATTCTCTGTTGCTAGTGTACAAGATGATATCTTCATTGTTGGAGGATGTTCTAGCTTAACTAACTTTGGGAAAGTGGATAGGAGTTCATTCAAGACGCACCGAGGGGTGCTTTCGTTTAGCCCCTTGACGAAATCTTGGCGTAAAATGCCGTCTATGAAATATGCTAGATCAATTCCCATACTTGGAGTCTTTGAGGTCAGTTTGGATTTTTCAAGTTCTCAAAGTCATCAAAGTCGGCAAGACAAACGTTTTCCAAGATCAAGGATTGGTGGGGTTTCAGACGTCTATGAGGATCCTCATAAGCTTTCTATGAGACGTCATTGCAGATCTACCTTTAACGAGACTGAAGCTTCATCTTTGCATAGTAGAAAGACACACAAGTTCCTGAGACAAATAAGCGACCTTTCAAGCTCAAAGAGTAGTAGAAGATTTTTGTTGATAGCTGTAGGGGGTCTGGGATCTTGGGATGAACCCCTGGACTCTGGAGAAATATATGATTCTGCATCCAATAAATGGACTGAAATCCCAAGATTGCCTTTTGATTTTGGGGTTGCTTGTTCCGGAGTTGTATGTGGCAAGATGTTTTATGTTTATTCTGAAACGGACAAGCTTGCAGCATATGACATAGAACGAGGTTTCTGGATTGCAATTCAAGCCACTCCGTTCCCACCTCGTGTCCATGAGTACTACCCCAAACTTGTATCTTCAAATGGCCATCTATTCATGCTTTCCGTCTCTTGGTGTGAAGGTGATGGTCAAATTGGGCGGCGAAACAAGGCTGTAAGAAAACTATGGGAGTTAGATCTCACGTATCTTGCCTGGACTGAAGTCTCAGTGCATCCTGATGCCCCGATGGACTGGAATGCTGTATTTGTGGCAGACAAAAACTTGATTTTTGGAGTAGAAATGTTCAAAATTTTCGGCCAGGTGTTGGATTTTTTCACCGTATGTGATGTGTCTGATTTGACAAACTGGAACCATATTTCAAGGAATCATGTCACTCATGAGCTCGATGGTTCATCGTGCGTGACCAAATCTGTGGCAGTGCTGCACCTTTGA
- the LOC131660345 gene encoding probable protein phosphatase 2C 27, with protein MYDLEENILFTMLESGDYKKKNDFMVVVNDDDDDVVDVDDDDKSEGFKNLKPIPKGKPPRHVSGMRHSLSSTRLTMAAADLGVDAEVTGSKSSSEDKTDYLPIYRSGSCAERGPKQYMEDEHICIDDLTQHIGSASNLPFPGAFYGVFDGHGGTDAALFVRNNILRLIVEDSQFPTCAGKAITSAFMKADYAFADSSSLDISSGTTALTALVFGRNMIIANAGDCRAVLGRRGRAIEMSIDQKPNCISERLRIEKLGGVVYDGYLNGQLSVSRALGDWHMKGPKGSACPLSSEPELQEVCLTEDDEFLIMGCDGLWDVMSNQCAVTMARKELMIHNDPQRCSRELVREALKRNSCDNLTVIVVCFSSDPPPRIEIPPSRVRRSISAESLTLLKGVLEC; from the exons ATGTATGATTTGGAAGAAAATATTCTATTTACAATGTTAGAAAGCGGTGATTACAAGAAAAAGAATGATTTTATGGttgttgttaatgatgatgatgatgatgttgttgatgttgatgatgatgataaatcAGAGGGTTTTAAGAATCTGAAACCAATTCCAAAGGGTAAGCCTCCAAGGCATGTGTCTGGTATGAGACACAGCCTTAGCTCTACCAGATTGACCATGGCTGCAGCAGATTTG GGTGTAGATGCCGAGGTAACTGGAAGTAAGTCATCTTCTGAAGACAAGACAGATTATCTACCCATATATCGGTCAGGAAGTTGTGCTGAAAGAGGACCTAAACAATATATGGAAGATGAACACATATGTATAGATGATCTTACCCAACACATAGGTTCTGCTTCAAATCTTCCTTTTCCTGGAGCTTTCTACGGG GTGTTTGATGGTCATGGAGGAACAGACGctgctttgtttgtaagaaatAACATCCTTAGACTCATTGTTGAGGACTCACAGTTTCCAACTTGTGCGGGGAAAGCAATTACAAGTGCGTTTATGAAAGCTGATTATGCGTTTGCTGATTCCAGTTCACTTGATATCTCCTCTGGCACCACTGCTTTAACTGCTCTTGTATTTGGGAG GAACATGATAATTGCAAATGCGGGGGATTGTCGAGCTGTATTGGGGAGACGAGGTAGAGCAATCGAGATGTCAATAGACCAGAAACCAAATTGCATTTCAGAAAGGCTAAGGATTGAAAAACTTGGTGGAGTGGTATATGATGGATACTTGAACGGCCAATTATCTGTTTCCCGTGCCCTAGGAGACTGGCACATGAAGGGACCTAAGGGTTCCGCATGCCCTTTGAGTTCCGAGCCAGAGTTGCAAGAAGTCTGTCTGACTGAGGATGACGAGTTCTTGATTATGGGCTGTGATGGCTTGTGGGATGTAATGAGTAACCAATGTGCCGTGACCATGGCAAGAAAAGAGTTGATGATACATAATGATCCTCAAAGGTGTTCAAGAGAGTTGGTCAGAGAGGCTCTTAAGCGTAATTCGTGTGATAATTTAACAGTTATCGTCGTATGTTTCTCCTCAGATCCTCCTCCTAGAATAGAGATACCTCCTTCTCGAGTCAGGAGGAGTATATCAGCAGAAAGTCTCACTTTACTTAAGGGTGTATTAGAGTGTTAG
- the LOC131660346 gene encoding uncharacterized protein LOC131660346, which produces MKISGSISSIFHLCLFLLILIGTLSPSHALDDKCAACKAVAGELEIGLAREKPRNHLDMRHRLDSKGQRQGKLIDYRISELRAVDLLDGLCDKMQDYSLRIFPDSHEWYKVGNWDNLKTNKQEAKAYSKDISSYCGRLLEETEDELTELIKKGSVKVGGVTKVLCQDLSKHCSQTSVSREAEVDDDDDDDGEL; this is translated from the exons ATGAAGATCTCAGGGTCAATTTCGTCAATCTTCCATCTCTGTCTCTTCCTTCTCATCCTCATCGGAACGTTATCGCCATCTCACGCCCTTGACGACAAATGTGCTGCCTGTAAAGCTGTTGCG GGAGAGCTAGAGATTGGACTTGCCAGA GAGAAGCCGCGGAATCATTTGGATATGCGCCATCGTTTGGACTCTAAAGGCCAACGTCAAGGAAAGTTAATCGATTACAG AATCAGCGAGTTGAGAGCCGTTGACCTTCTTGATGGCCTCTGTGATAAGATGCAAGATTACTCACTCAGG ATATTTCCAGATTCACATGAATGGTACAAAGTGGGTAACTGGGATAACCTCAAAACAA ATAAACAAGAAGCTAAGGCATATTCGAAAGATATCTCTTCTTATTGTGGAAG ATTACTTGAAGAAACCGAAGATGAG CTGACCGAGTTGATAAAGAAAGGATCTGTTAAAGTGGGTGGTGTGACCAAAGTTCTTTGTCAAGATTTGAGCAAACATTGCAGTCAGACGAG TGTATCGCGCGAGGCGGAAGTTGATGATGATGACGACGACGATGGGGAGCTCTAA